One Mailhella massiliensis DNA segment encodes these proteins:
- the pta gene encoding phosphate acetyltransferase, which translates to MDLIKGSAKAPVLFRPVPCLATALEHINGGKGNALIDDILAAWKKASADADFVLCEGTDFAGNSPALEASLNACVAANMGAPVVLALSGEGASVAEVTATILAFQCGMKEKCVDVLGVFLSGMSEEDEKAVAAAFSFPVSSKAAAFASILDKCEGHITPRLFEFGLIEKAQKHLMRIVLPEGEEDRLINAAAILIERKVASIILLGNPEKIHARAAELGVSVEGAEIIDPVNSPDFEDFAETYAQLRAKKGVTIEQAREKMADNTYYGTMMIYKEKADGMVSGAVNTTAHTVRPALEFIKTKPTASIVSSAFFVCLKDRVNTYGDCAINLDPDPEQLATIAVTTAETAAAFGLEPRVAMLSYSTGNSGKGPTVDKVKEATRLAREKAPEMLITGPIQYDAAVDAATAKTKLPGDPVAGRASVFIVPDINTGNNLYKAVQRSANAVAIGPVLQGLRKPVNDLSRGCSVPDIVNTVAITAIQAQAEKGLN; encoded by the coding sequence ATGGATCTTATCAAAGGTTCCGCCAAGGCCCCTGTTCTGTTCCGCCCCGTTCCCTGCCTCGCCACCGCGCTTGAACACATCAACGGCGGCAAGGGCAACGCCCTCATCGACGACATTCTCGCCGCATGGAAAAAGGCTTCCGCCGATGCCGACTTCGTGCTCTGCGAAGGTACGGACTTTGCCGGCAACAGCCCCGCGCTGGAAGCTTCCCTGAACGCCTGCGTGGCCGCCAACATGGGCGCTCCCGTGGTGCTTGCCCTCTCCGGCGAAGGCGCCTCCGTCGCTGAAGTGACGGCCACCATCCTCGCCTTCCAGTGCGGCATGAAGGAAAAGTGCGTGGATGTGCTCGGCGTGTTCCTTTCCGGCATGAGCGAAGAAGACGAAAAGGCCGTTGCCGCCGCCTTCTCCTTCCCCGTGAGCAGCAAGGCCGCCGCCTTTGCCTCCATTCTCGACAAGTGCGAAGGCCACATCACTCCCCGCCTGTTTGAATTCGGTCTCATCGAAAAGGCGCAGAAGCACCTCATGCGCATCGTGCTGCCCGAAGGCGAGGAAGACAGACTCATCAACGCCGCCGCCATCCTCATCGAACGCAAGGTGGCTTCCATCATTCTTCTGGGCAACCCCGAAAAGATTCATGCCCGCGCTGCGGAACTCGGCGTGAGCGTGGAAGGCGCGGAAATCATCGATCCGGTGAACTCCCCCGACTTCGAAGACTTTGCGGAAACCTATGCACAGCTCCGCGCCAAGAAGGGCGTGACCATCGAGCAGGCCCGCGAAAAGATGGCCGACAACACTTACTACGGCACCATGATGATCTACAAGGAAAAGGCCGACGGCATGGTTTCCGGCGCGGTGAACACCACCGCCCACACCGTGCGCCCCGCCCTTGAATTCATCAAGACCAAGCCCACGGCCTCCATCGTGTCCAGCGCCTTCTTCGTCTGCCTCAAGGACCGCGTGAACACCTACGGCGACTGCGCCATCAACCTCGATCCCGATCCCGAACAGCTCGCCACCATCGCCGTGACCACCGCGGAAACCGCCGCCGCCTTCGGCCTGGAACCCCGTGTGGCCATGCTCTCCTACTCCACCGGCAATTCCGGCAAGGGTCCCACCGTGGACAAGGTGAAGGAAGCCACCCGCCTCGCCAGGGAAAAGGCTCCTGAAATGCTCATCACCGGTCCCATCCAGTACGACGCCGCCGTGGATGCCGCCACCGCCAAAACCAAGCTTCCCGGCGATCCCGTGGCCGGACGCGCCAGCGTCTTCATCGTGCCCGACATCAACACCGGCAACAACCTTTACAAAGCCGTGCAGCGCTCGGCCAACGCCGTGGCCATCGGCCCCGTGCTTCAGGGCCTGCGCAAGCCCGTCAACGACCTTTCGCGCGGTTGCTCCGTTCCCGACATCGTGAACACCGTCGCCATCACCGCAATCCAGGCTCAGGCCGAAAAGGGGCTCAACTAA
- the dapB gene encoding 4-hydroxy-tetrahydrodipicolinate reductase, whose product MALSIIVMGAAGRMGSTIARLVSEADDLTLAAVLERPEAEDRLQGFKASGTPVSGDISTVLPACPGAVVIDFTSPESSMVTARACAAHGNPVIIGTTGFSDEQLAELDALAEKSLLFRSANMSVGINVIMDILPRLTELLGEAYDVEMMEIHHNKKKDAPSGTALLLADPLLKAKGLTRADINTNRFDVREPRKHAEIGIQSLRGGDVVGVHTVYYMGPGERIEITHQAHSRENFANGALRAARWIVSQKPGRLYTMQDVLHN is encoded by the coding sequence ATGGCACTTTCCATCATTGTCATGGGTGCGGCGGGCCGCATGGGTTCCACCATCGCGCGCCTCGTGTCGGAGGCGGACGATCTTACCCTGGCCGCCGTGCTGGAACGCCCCGAAGCCGAAGACAGGCTTCAAGGCTTCAAGGCTTCCGGCACGCCGGTTTCCGGCGATATCTCCACGGTACTGCCCGCTTGTCCCGGGGCCGTCGTCATCGACTTCACCTCCCCCGAATCCAGCATGGTCACGGCCCGCGCCTGCGCAGCGCACGGCAACCCCGTCATCATCGGCACCACGGGCTTTTCCGATGAACAGCTCGCCGAACTGGATGCGCTGGCGGAAAAGAGCCTCCTCTTCCGTTCCGCCAACATGAGCGTGGGCATCAACGTCATCATGGACATCCTGCCCCGCCTCACCGAACTGCTCGGCGAAGCCTACGACGTGGAAATGATGGAAATCCACCACAACAAGAAAAAGGACGCGCCGAGCGGTACCGCCCTGCTTCTGGCCGACCCGCTGCTCAAGGCAAAGGGGCTGACCCGTGCGGACATCAACACCAACCGCTTCGACGTGCGCGAACCGCGCAAACATGCGGAAATAGGCATACAGTCTCTGCGCGGCGGCGATGTTGTGGGCGTGCACACCGTGTACTACATGGGCCCGGGAGAACGCATCGAAATCACCCATCAGGCCCATTCCCGGGAGAACTTCGCCAACGGTGCCCTGCGCGCGGCCCGCTGGATCGTTTCCCAGAAGCCCGGCCGCCTGTACACCATGCAGGACGTTCTGCACAACTAG
- a CDS encoding long-chain-fatty-acid--CoA ligase: protein MADPIPAWLPHLPEGADAHIDITPRSLQSYLDDAAANFGDRKAVIFQNLTLSYKELKDKAETFAAALRGHGLNSGDRVAIMLPNLPQTIIAFWGALKAGATVVMTNPLYMEKELTHHFSDSKPKILVTLDLFWSKIEPLRARLGVQTCVVTRIADALAFPLNLLQPLQAKRQGNLPEVRFDGHAVVSWKSMFKTGRRYSEEPKNPADALALLQYTGGTTGFAKGAMLTHGNLSAQIQQLLALLHCDASTSSHSFLSIMPFFHVFGLMGNIVLPTVLAASTMPVPRYAPHDVLELIKKHRPTFFVGAPSVYISLMQQKDIAQYDLTCIQLCISGSSPFPQASLKQFQDITHANITEGLGLTEASPVVIANPVYGLQKIGSIGLPIPETEVRIVDLETGEKELGDNECGELVVRGPQVMKGYWNQPEETASTLAGGWLHTGDIAYRDNDGYYFIVDRKKDMAIVGGYNVFPREIDEVLHEYPKIKEAVSLCVPHKSRGETLKAYIVPKEGEKITVSELAAFCRSKLASYKVPRMFEFREELPKSLVGKVLRRALREEEEKKQREEEEAKKD from the coding sequence ATGGCTGATCCTATCCCCGCATGGCTGCCCCATCTCCCCGAGGGCGCCGACGCCCACATCGACATCACTCCCCGTTCCCTCCAGTCCTATCTCGACGATGCCGCCGCCAACTTCGGCGACCGCAAGGCCGTCATCTTCCAGAATCTCACCCTTTCCTACAAAGAACTGAAGGACAAGGCCGAAACCTTCGCCGCCGCCCTGCGCGGGCACGGACTCAACAGCGGCGACCGTGTGGCCATCATGCTGCCCAACCTCCCCCAGACCATCATCGCCTTCTGGGGCGCGCTCAAGGCCGGCGCCACCGTGGTCATGACCAATCCCCTGTACATGGAAAAGGAACTGACCCATCACTTCAGCGACTCCAAACCCAAGATACTCGTCACCCTCGATCTGTTCTGGTCCAAAATAGAGCCTCTGCGCGCGCGTCTCGGCGTACAGACCTGCGTGGTCACCCGCATTGCGGACGCGCTGGCCTTCCCCCTGAACCTGCTCCAGCCTCTGCAGGCCAAACGGCAGGGCAATCTGCCCGAGGTCCGCTTCGACGGCCATGCCGTGGTTTCGTGGAAATCCATGTTCAAAACGGGCCGCCGCTACAGCGAGGAACCCAAGAATCCCGCCGACGCTCTGGCCCTGCTCCAGTACACCGGCGGCACCACCGGCTTCGCCAAGGGCGCCATGCTCACCCACGGCAACCTTTCCGCCCAGATACAGCAGCTTCTGGCCCTGCTGCACTGCGATGCCTCCACCTCCTCCCACAGCTTCCTCAGCATCATGCCCTTCTTCCACGTCTTCGGGCTCATGGGCAACATCGTGCTTCCCACCGTGCTTGCCGCCTCCACCATGCCGGTGCCGCGCTACGCCCCCCACGACGTGCTGGAACTCATCAAAAAGCATCGCCCCACCTTCTTCGTGGGCGCGCCCTCCGTCTACATCTCCCTCATGCAGCAGAAGGACATCGCCCAGTATGACCTCACCTGCATACAACTGTGCATTTCCGGCTCTTCCCCCTTCCCGCAGGCCAGCCTGAAACAGTTCCAGGACATCACCCACGCCAACATCACCGAAGGCCTCGGCCTTACGGAAGCCTCCCCCGTGGTCATCGCCAACCCTGTGTACGGGCTCCAGAAAATCGGTTCCATCGGCCTGCCCATCCCGGAAACGGAAGTACGCATCGTCGATCTGGAAACCGGAGAAAAGGAACTCGGCGACAACGAATGCGGCGAACTCGTGGTGCGCGGCCCGCAGGTCATGAAGGGCTACTGGAACCAGCCCGAGGAAACGGCCTCCACCCTCGCGGGCGGCTGGCTGCATACCGGCGACATCGCCTATCGCGACAACGACGGCTACTACTTCATCGTCGATCGCAAGAAGGACATGGCCATCGTGGGCGGCTACAACGTCTTCCCCCGCGAAATCGACGAAGTGCTGCACGAATATCCCAAAATCAAGGAAGCCGTTTCCCTGTGCGTGCCCCACAAATCCCGCGGTGAAACCCTCAAGGCATACATCGTGCCCAAGGAAGGCGAAAAAATCACCGTGTCGGAACTGGCAGCCTTCTGCCGCTCCAAGCTCGCTTCCTACAAGGTTCCCCGCATGTTCGAATTCCGTGAGGAACTGCCCAAGTCTCTGGTGGGCAAGGTGCTGCGCCGCGCCCTGCGCGAGGAAGAGGAAAAGAAGCAGCGCGAGGAAGAAGAAGCCAAAAAGGATTAA
- the nadE gene encoding NAD(+) synthase encodes MHIILLQHNPIPGDVHGNARKLADMAMKAAELSPAPAGKRTLCIPPAYALAGVPWESLKHIGGFYRRCRDAAHELAAMLEHGPDMLISLTGAEVPLYVLLSEGRLIALSRQANGIIRIPDGPSLYLPESEPAWAHQEALGLLKSSRGAASVDAVLFTSSELFLPENQEKNEMHCAALAGLWKLPVLAVHQCGATDSLIYSGRSFVLDASGEAVARASAFEEAAVAVELESRAVSASALPILGGAAPETVQEAPEGPEALFGACVVGVRDYVQKCGLSGVVIGLSGGMDSALVACIATEALGPERVLGVLMPSRWSSDHSESDAETLAKNLGIQAVTAPITPMMDAFDSVLSPIFAGLPAVENDLTADNVQPRIRGALLMAFANRLGRAVLGTGNKSENAVGYCTLYGDTVGALEPIGDIYKTDVYKVARFYNDMRGAEIIPANVFTKAPSAELHAGQVDEDNLPPYEVLDAVLRELLENGGNPETLVVPGVADDVVRSVVHKVAMAEFKRHQSAPTLKLTSCTLGVDWHMPAVARALNA; translated from the coding sequence ATGCACATCATTCTTCTTCAGCACAACCCCATTCCCGGCGACGTTCACGGCAACGCACGCAAACTGGCCGACATGGCCATGAAGGCGGCGGAGCTTTCTCCCGCTCCGGCAGGAAAGCGCACGCTCTGCATTCCCCCGGCCTATGCCCTGGCGGGCGTTCCGTGGGAATCGCTGAAGCATATCGGCGGCTTCTACCGCCGCTGCCGCGACGCCGCCCATGAACTGGCCGCCATGCTGGAACACGGGCCGGACATGCTCATTTCCCTCACCGGGGCGGAAGTGCCCCTGTATGTTCTGCTCTCCGAAGGGCGGCTCATCGCCCTTTCCCGTCAGGCCAACGGCATCATCCGCATCCCGGACGGACCTTCTCTGTATCTTCCCGAAAGCGAACCCGCCTGGGCGCATCAGGAGGCCCTCGGTCTTCTGAAGAGTTCCCGCGGAGCCGCTTCCGTGGACGCGGTGCTCTTCACTTCTTCCGAACTTTTCCTGCCGGAAAATCAGGAAAAGAACGAAATGCACTGCGCCGCCCTTGCCGGACTCTGGAAGCTGCCCGTACTGGCCGTGCATCAGTGCGGAGCCACGGACAGCCTCATCTACTCCGGCCGCAGCTTCGTGCTCGACGCTTCGGGCGAAGCCGTGGCCCGCGCCTCCGCCTTTGAGGAAGCGGCCGTCGCCGTGGAGCTGGAATCCCGGGCCGTTTCCGCCTCCGCCCTGCCCATTCTGGGCGGAGCCGCTCCCGAAACCGTGCAGGAAGCCCCCGAAGGACCGGAAGCCCTGTTCGGCGCCTGCGTGGTCGGCGTGCGCGACTATGTGCAGAAGTGCGGACTCTCGGGCGTGGTCATCGGCCTTTCCGGCGGCATGGATTCCGCTCTCGTGGCCTGCATCGCCACGGAAGCCCTGGGGCCGGAACGCGTGCTCGGCGTGCTCATGCCTTCGCGCTGGAGCTCCGACCACAGTGAAAGCGATGCCGAAACGCTGGCGAAGAACCTCGGCATTCAGGCCGTGACGGCCCCCATCACGCCCATGATGGACGCCTTCGACTCCGTGCTTTCCCCCATTTTCGCCGGTCTCCCCGCCGTGGAAAACGACCTTACGGCCGACAACGTCCAGCCCCGCATACGCGGAGCGCTTCTCATGGCCTTTGCCAACCGTCTGGGCCGCGCCGTGCTCGGCACGGGCAACAAGTCGGAAAACGCGGTGGGCTACTGCACCCTGTACGGCGACACCGTGGGCGCGCTGGAACCCATAGGCGACATCTACAAGACCGACGTGTACAAGGTGGCCCGCTTCTACAACGACATGCGCGGTGCGGAAATCATCCCGGCAAACGTGTTCACCAAGGCTCCTTCGGCCGAACTGCACGCCGGTCAGGTGGACGAGGACAATCTCCCGCCCTATGAAGTGCTGGACGCGGTTCTGCGCGAACTTCTGGAAAACGGCGGCAACCCGGAAACGCTGGTGGTTCCCGGAGTGGCCGACGATGTGGTGCGCAGCGTGGTGCACAAGGTGGCCATGGCGGAATTCAAGCGCCATCAGAGCGCGCCCACGCTCAAGCTCACCTCCTGCACGCTGGGAGTGGACTGGCACATGCCCGCCGTGGCCCGCGCGCTGAACGCCTGA
- the mnmG gene encoding tRNA uridine-5-carboxymethylaminomethyl(34) synthesis enzyme MnmG, with protein MTHYSCIVVGAGHAGCEAAMALARLGHDVLVITSNVDRIGHLSCNPAIGGLAKGHLVREIDALGGCMGKWADEAGIQFRILNASKGPAVRARRAQIDRETYLAAAKRDLFAQEGLTIWQDMVTEIVAENGTVRGVRTQLGKEFSADHVLLTTGTFLQGLVHVGLVHYSAGRFGDSAAMQLSDSLRALGLTLGRLKTGTTPRLLASSINFDVLEAQYGDTPPQGFSFSGPGPVLPQVPCYISWTNERTHDIIRSGMDRSPLFTGVITGVGARYCPSVEDKVARFPERDRHHVFIEPEGLDRQEYYANGISTSLPLDIQEKMVNSIRGLEEAKIVRPGYAIEYDYVNPVQLRPTFETRKVDGLWLAGQINGTSGYEEAAAQGLWAALNIDAKITGKAPFLPARSEAYMAVLADELVTKGTNEPFRMFTSRAEYRLLLREDNADERLTPRGRDIGLVGDHQWQVFRERQEALHGLLGRLSSVRLTPDSATQAAFAGLGEPCPSQAVTLADLGRRPQLPLRRLSVFLPELADAPEGIVQEAETILRYSGYLELQDELVRRAARQESVRLPADMDYTGIAGLSREIQEKLNAIRPLTLGQAGRISGVTPAALACVEIELKKRGLYQEKS; from the coding sequence ATGACACATTATTCCTGCATCGTCGTCGGGGCCGGTCATGCCGGCTGTGAAGCAGCCATGGCCCTCGCCCGTCTGGGCCATGACGTTCTGGTCATCACCAGCAATGTGGACCGCATAGGTCACCTTTCCTGCAATCCCGCCATCGGCGGGCTGGCCAAGGGGCACCTGGTGCGCGAAATCGACGCCCTCGGCGGCTGCATGGGCAAATGGGCCGATGAGGCGGGCATACAGTTCCGCATTCTGAATGCAAGCAAGGGTCCGGCCGTGCGCGCCCGACGCGCGCAGATCGACCGCGAAACCTACCTTGCGGCGGCAAAACGCGACCTTTTCGCTCAGGAAGGGCTCACCATCTGGCAGGACATGGTAACGGAAATCGTGGCGGAAAACGGTACCGTGCGCGGCGTGCGTACGCAGCTCGGCAAGGAATTTTCCGCCGACCACGTTCTTCTCACCACGGGCACCTTCCTTCAGGGCCTGGTGCATGTGGGCCTCGTACACTACAGCGCGGGAAGATTCGGCGATTCTGCGGCCATGCAGCTTTCCGATTCCCTGCGTGCGCTGGGGCTCACCCTGGGCCGCCTGAAAACCGGCACCACGCCGCGCCTTCTGGCAAGTTCCATCAACTTCGACGTGCTGGAAGCCCAGTACGGCGATACTCCGCCCCAGGGCTTCAGTTTCAGCGGCCCCGGCCCCGTGCTGCCGCAGGTGCCCTGCTACATCAGCTGGACCAACGAACGCACCCACGACATCATCCGTTCCGGCATGGACCGCTCGCCCCTGTTCACCGGCGTCATCACCGGCGTGGGCGCACGTTACTGCCCCTCCGTGGAAGACAAGGTGGCGCGCTTCCCCGAACGCGACCGCCATCACGTCTTCATCGAGCCGGAAGGGCTCGACAGGCAGGAATACTATGCCAACGGCATTTCCACCAGCCTGCCCCTGGATATTCAGGAAAAGATGGTGAATTCCATACGCGGGCTGGAAGAGGCGAAAATCGTGCGACCCGGCTACGCCATCGAATACGACTATGTGAACCCCGTGCAGCTCCGCCCCACCTTTGAAACCCGCAAGGTGGACGGCCTGTGGCTGGCCGGGCAGATCAACGGTACCTCCGGTTACGAGGAAGCCGCCGCCCAGGGCCTCTGGGCCGCGCTCAACATCGACGCCAAAATCACGGGCAAGGCCCCCTTCCTGCCCGCCCGCAGCGAAGCCTACATGGCCGTGCTGGCCGACGAGCTGGTCACCAAGGGCACCAACGAACCCTTCCGCATGTTCACTTCCCGCGCGGAATACCGCCTGCTCCTGCGCGAAGACAACGCCGATGAACGCCTCACCCCCCGCGGCCGCGACATCGGCCTCGTGGGCGACCATCAGTGGCAGGTGTTCCGCGAAAGGCAGGAGGCGCTGCACGGTCTTCTCGGCCGGCTTTCCTCCGTGCGCCTCACGCCCGACTCCGCCACGCAGGCCGCCTTTGCCGGGCTCGGCGAACCCTGCCCCAGCCAGGCCGTCACGCTGGCCGATCTCGGCCGCCGTCCGCAGCTTCCCCTGCGCCGCCTTTCCGTCTTCCTGCCGGAACTGGCCGACGCGCCCGAGGGCATAGTGCAGGAGGCGGAAACCATACTCCGCTACTCCGGTTATCTGGAACTTCAGGATGAACTGGTGCGCCGCGCCGCAAGGCAGGAGTCCGTACGTCTGCCTGCCGACATGGACTACACCGGCATTGCGGGGCTTTCCCGCGAAATACAGGAAAAGCTGAACGCCATACGCCCCCTCACGCTGGGGCAGGCAGGGCGCATTTCCGGCGTCACCCCGGCGGCGCTGGCCTGCGTGGAAATAGAACTGAAAAAACGCGGTCTGTATCAGGAAAAATCCTGA
- a CDS encoding acetate/propionate family kinase has protein sequence MVKKILVINGGSSSFKYQVLEKETERRLCQGLVERIGSADSMLTHKRFHENGETEKFEYPGNYDTHAAGMAKVAEVLMKRELGGVIDDPKEIVVIGHRVLMGGPDYQEALVTEEVKQVIRDYIPLGPLHNPANLTGIEAMEKLFPGVPNVAVFDTGFHATMPDYAYTYALPKELAAKYRIRRYGFHGTSHRYVSKAGAALLGKKPSEVNVIVCHLGNGSSVSAVRAGKCVDTSMGLTPLQGLVMGTRCGDIDPAIVPFLMKNEGLSCDEIDTLMNKKSGFLGMCGKSDSRDIEAGVAAGDADCILTFNTQCYSVKKYIGAYMAALGHVDLIAFAGGIGENAAPVRAKILENLEEFGIELDAEVNKIRSGEPHFISKEGSRVKVAVIPTDEELEISRIAVNIVEGNA, from the coding sequence ATGGTCAAGAAAATTCTCGTCATCAACGGCGGCAGCTCTTCCTTCAAGTACCAGGTTCTGGAAAAGGAAACCGAACGCCGCCTCTGCCAGGGCCTTGTGGAACGCATCGGCTCCGCCGACAGCATGCTCACCCACAAGCGCTTCCATGAAAACGGCGAGACGGAAAAGTTCGAATATCCCGGCAACTACGACACCCATGCCGCCGGTATGGCCAAGGTGGCGGAAGTGCTCATGAAACGCGAACTCGGCGGCGTCATCGACGACCCGAAGGAAATCGTGGTCATCGGCCATCGCGTGCTCATGGGCGGCCCCGACTATCAGGAAGCCCTGGTCACCGAAGAAGTGAAGCAGGTCATCCGCGACTACATCCCCCTCGGCCCGCTGCACAACCCGGCCAACCTCACCGGCATTGAAGCCATGGAAAAGCTGTTCCCCGGCGTGCCCAACGTGGCCGTGTTCGACACCGGCTTCCATGCCACCATGCCCGATTACGCCTACACCTACGCCCTGCCCAAGGAACTTGCCGCCAAGTACCGCATCCGCCGCTACGGCTTCCACGGTACGTCCCACCGCTATGTGTCCAAGGCCGGCGCCGCCCTGCTCGGCAAGAAGCCTTCCGAGGTGAATGTCATCGTCTGCCATCTCGGCAACGGCAGTTCCGTTTCCGCCGTGCGTGCGGGCAAGTGCGTGGATACCAGCATGGGCCTCACCCCGCTGCAGGGTCTCGTCATGGGTACCCGCTGCGGTGACATCGACCCCGCCATCGTGCCCTTCCTCATGAAGAACGAAGGCCTGAGCTGCGATGAAATCGACACCCTCATGAACAAGAAGTCCGGCTTCCTCGGCATGTGCGGCAAGAGCGACAGCCGCGACATCGAAGCCGGCGTGGCTGCGGGCGATGCCGACTGCATCCTCACCTTCAACACGCAGTGCTACTCCGTGAAGAAGTACATCGGCGCCTACATGGCCGCCCTCGGTCATGTGGACCTCATCGCCTTTGCCGGCGGCATCGGCGAAAACGCCGCTCCCGTGCGTGCCAAGATTCTGGAAAACCTCGAAGAATTCGGCATCGAACTCGATGCGGAAGTGAACAAGATCCGCAGCGGCGAACCCCACTTCATCAGCAAGGAAGGTTCCCGCGTGAAGGTGGCCGTCATTCCCACCGATGAAGAGCTGGAAATCTCCCGCATCGCCGTGAACATCGTGGAAGGCAACGCGTAA